One part of the Truepera radiovictrix DSM 17093 genome encodes these proteins:
- a CDS encoding S41 family peptidase — MPFLPTTRARLAAGASLLFVVAASALGAPAEAAFAERFDTAWRLVAERYWDPDYGGTDWEAVGERFRPRALAADTEARFYEVLQRMYAELGDDHSVFVPPSEVARIRRSYGDLPCLGVFGSPPELLQGPLERHGGVHYRLEGEVGYLALPDLASPGVAGDLRGAVRTLEAAGAKAYVLDLRGNPGGRLVTMMQATGVFRSGFLWRTLTRWTLPLPYPALGPVETEKPLAVLIDRHVHSAAEGMAGALQSSGRARVFGERSAGNVEAVLPFCLRDGSQAWIATGVLAPLRGATWEGRGVEPDEAVAPERALGAALAYLESYGVDVGAAAGAAGP, encoded by the coding sequence ATGCCCTTTTTGCCCACCACGCGCGCCCGCCTCGCTGCGGGCGCGTCGCTGCTCTTCGTCGTCGCAGCGTCCGCCCTCGGCGCCCCCGCGGAGGCCGCTTTTGCCGAACGCTTCGACACCGCCTGGCGCCTCGTCGCCGAGCGCTACTGGGACCCCGACTACGGCGGTACCGATTGGGAGGCCGTGGGCGAGCGCTTCCGGCCGCGCGCGCTCGCCGCCGACACCGAGGCGCGTTTTTACGAGGTGTTGCAGCGCATGTACGCCGAGCTCGGCGACGACCACTCGGTGTTCGTACCGCCTTCTGAGGTCGCGCGTATCCGCCGCAGCTACGGCGACCTCCCCTGCTTGGGCGTCTTTGGCAGCCCCCCCGAGCTGCTGCAAGGCCCTTTGGAGCGCCACGGGGGGGTGCACTACCGGCTCGAGGGGGAGGTCGGCTACCTCGCGCTCCCCGACCTCGCGAGCCCCGGCGTCGCGGGCGACCTGCGCGGCGCGGTGCGGACGCTCGAGGCCGCCGGCGCCAAAGCTTACGTCCTCGACCTGCGCGGCAACCCCGGGGGGCGCCTGGTCACGATGATGCAGGCCACGGGGGTGTTTCGGAGCGGGTTTTTGTGGCGCACCCTGACCCGTTGGACGCTCCCGTTGCCCTACCCCGCCCTCGGCCCGGTCGAGACCGAAAAGCCGCTCGCCGTGCTTATCGACCGCCACGTCCATAGCGCCGCCGAGGGGATGGCGGGGGCTTTGCAGAGCAGCGGCCGGGCGCGCGTGTTCGGCGAGCGGAGCGCGGGCAACGTCGAGGCGGTGCTCCCCTTTTGCCTGCGCGACGGCTCGCAGGCGTGGATCGCGACCGGCGTGCTCGCGCCGCTCCGGGGGGCGACCTGGGAGGGGCGCGGCGTCGAACCGGACGAGGCGGTCGCCCCCGAGCGTGCCCTGGGGGCGGCGCTGGCGTACCTCGAGAGCTATGGCGTGGACGTCGGGGCGGCGGCGGGCGCCGCAGGACCGTGA
- a CDS encoding biotin transporter BioY: MMTQTLTPPLIDALVPVRRAALRVPLQLALGVLLMALLAQVRLEIGPVPITGQTLGVLLLGAAYGLRLGALTMLLYLLAGGFGVGVFAGGGSGWSHFSGTTAGYLLAFPVAAAVVGYLAQRGLDRRVSSAALAMALGNLLIYLPGLWWLSTFAERYAPAGTSALAWTLSVGLYPFIAGDLIKLALAAALLPLAWRLLGYRR, encoded by the coding sequence ATGATGACCCAGACGCTCACCCCCCCCCTGATCGACGCCCTCGTCCCGGTGCGCCGCGCGGCGCTGCGCGTGCCCCTGCAGCTCGCTCTCGGCGTGCTCCTGATGGCGCTTCTCGCGCAAGTTCGTCTCGAGATCGGCCCCGTGCCCATCACCGGCCAGACGCTCGGCGTCTTGCTCCTCGGGGCGGCCTACGGTCTGCGGCTAGGCGCCCTTACGATGCTCCTCTACCTGCTCGCCGGTGGTTTTGGCGTCGGCGTCTTTGCGGGGGGCGGCAGCGGTTGGTCGCACTTTAGCGGCACCACGGCGGGGTATCTGCTCGCTTTTCCCGTCGCCGCGGCGGTTGTCGGCTACCTCGCGCAGCGCGGCCTAGACCGCCGCGTGTCGAGCGCCGCCCTGGCGATGGCGTTGGGCAACCTGCTCATCTACCTGCCGGGGCTGTGGTGGCTCAGCACCTTCGCCGAGCGCTACGCCCCCGCGGGGACCTCGGCGCTCGCTTGGACGCTCTCGGTGGGGCTCTACCCCTTTATCGCGGGCGACCTCATCAAGCTCGCCTTGGCGGCGGCGCTGTTGCCGCTGGCGTGGCGCCTCCTCGGCTACCGGCGTTAG
- a CDS encoding carbohydrate kinase family protein — protein MTKFFVVGDVTVDQMYFVNALPEPGGEVTASRAVLEPGGAGGTIAAALARLGNEVVLAARVGEGPFAELALKHVRRAGVDLSLIQTDPTHQTSSVTLLITPDTQRTMIAGGGASRHLDASKLRDEHVASCDALVVSAYSLVGGMQREYAVRALEIAKRERLTTFIDMGSGAADALRERLLATIQDVDYLLMNRRELFALTGESSISAAVAGLAERSIQRVLVKLGEMGSMVITPELTELVEALEIDGVVESTGAGDYYTAAFAHGVMEGYDLHYAARLGNVAGALNVTAVGAQSCEIDAPTLYRYAEQMLAVEPA, from the coding sequence ATGACTAAGTTTTTTGTGGTGGGTGACGTGACCGTTGACCAGATGTACTTCGTCAACGCCCTGCCCGAGCCGGGCGGCGAAGTGACCGCGAGCCGCGCGGTGCTCGAGCCGGGGGGGGCGGGCGGTACCATCGCGGCGGCGCTCGCACGCCTCGGCAACGAGGTCGTGCTCGCCGCGCGCGTCGGCGAGGGGCCTTTCGCCGAACTGGCGCTTAAGCACGTGCGGCGCGCCGGCGTCGACCTCAGCCTGATCCAGACCGACCCCACCCACCAGACGAGCAGCGTCACGCTCCTTATCACCCCCGACACCCAGCGCACGATGATCGCGGGCGGGGGTGCGAGCCGCCACCTCGACGCTTCCAAGCTGCGCGACGAGCACGTCGCGAGCTGCGACGCGCTGGTGGTGAGCGCCTACAGCCTGGTGGGTGGGATGCAGCGCGAGTACGCCGTGCGCGCCCTCGAGATCGCCAAGCGCGAACGCCTCACGACCTTTATCGACATGGGTTCGGGGGCCGCCGACGCGCTGCGCGAACGCCTCCTAGCGACCATTCAAGACGTCGACTACCTGCTGATGAACCGCCGCGAGCTCTTCGCGCTGACCGGGGAGAGCTCCATCTCGGCGGCGGTCGCAGGGCTCGCCGAACGGAGCATCCAGCGCGTGCTCGTCAAGCTCGGCGAGATGGGGTCGATGGTGATCACCCCCGAACTCACCGAGCTCGTCGAGGCGCTCGAGATCGACGGGGTCGTCGAGTCGACCGGCGCGGGCGACTACTACACCGCCGCGTTCGCCCACGGCGTGATGGAGGGCTACGACCTGCACTACGCCGCGCGGCTCGGCAACGTCGCGGGCGCTTTAAACGTCACCGCCGTCGGCGCGCAGAGCTGCGAGATCGACGCGCCGACGCTCTACCGCTACGCCGAACAGATGCTCGCCGTCGAACCGGCGTAG
- a CDS encoding MBL fold metallo-hydrolase, producing the protein MSAPLVPERVAAHVWRLALPSRTLPPFDHTNSYVIAAGGEGLLVDLGSDDPAVLAELPQLLAGLGVKAVSALLLTHTHPDHCVGVAAFRARFGASVYVHPLEQRRLPAWAQPLGDAQTVALGALSVRALHTPGHSPGHLAFWLPWAEVLLVGDLLAARGSTWVGVPEGDVAAYLASLTRLSALPSRLLAPGHGELVRDPARRLAEVRQHRLEREAQVLTALASETLLVAELRARVYPELHPEAHPELAEMAERSLQAHLIKLQREGRVLERGGRYARVQGVP; encoded by the coding sequence GTGAGCGCTCCGCTCGTCCCCGAGCGCGTCGCCGCGCACGTCTGGCGCCTCGCGCTGCCGAGCCGCACGCTCCCCCCCTTCGACCACACCAACAGCTACGTGATCGCCGCAGGCGGCGAGGGGCTGCTCGTCGACCTCGGTTCGGACGACCCGGCGGTGCTCGCCGAGCTGCCGCAGCTGCTCGCCGGGCTCGGCGTGAAGGCCGTGAGCGCCCTTTTGCTGACCCACACCCACCCCGACCACTGCGTGGGCGTAGCGGCCTTTCGGGCGCGCTTCGGGGCGAGCGTCTACGTGCACCCGCTCGAGCAGCGGCGGCTGCCCGCTTGGGCGCAGCCCCTCGGGGACGCCCAAACGGTCGCGCTCGGCGCGCTGAGCGTGCGTGCGCTCCACACCCCCGGCCACTCCCCCGGCCACCTCGCCTTCTGGCTGCCGTGGGCGGAGGTGCTCCTCGTCGGCGACCTGCTGGCGGCGCGGGGCTCGACCTGGGTGGGCGTCCCCGAGGGGGACGTGGCGGCCTACCTCGCGTCGCTTACGAGGTTGTCGGCGCTGCCGAGCCGCCTGCTGGCCCCCGGCCACGGCGAGCTGGTGCGCGACCCGGCGCGCCGCCTCGCCGAGGTGCGGCAGCACCGCCTCGAGCGCGAAGCGCAGGTGCTGACGGCTTTGGCTTCCGAAACCCTCCTCGTCGCCGAGCTGCGCGCGCGGGTCTACCCCGAGCTGCACCCCGAAGCGCACCCCGAGCTCGCCGAGATGGCCGAGCGCTCCTTGCAGGCGCACCTCATCAAGCTGCAGCGCGAAGGGCGCGTCCTGGAGCGCGGCGGGCGGTACGCGCGCGTTCAAGGGGTGCCTTAG
- the thrC gene encoding threonine synthase, with translation MHFYSTRDPNRCPVPFREALLSGLAPDGGLYLPERVPRAEAAWREAQTLAALALPVLGPWLGGELGAAQLRAVAEDALTFPVPLRALGDGVYVLELFHGPTLSFKDVGARTMARLMNAFLAGRGERVTILVATSGDTGSAVADGFAGLGNLRVVLLYPKGKVSAVQERQLVHPRPGVRALAVAGDFDDCQRLVKAAFVDPELRALGLSSANSINLGRLLPQMLYYFWAVLSLASRYGETTPPVFCVPSGNLGNLTAGVLAAEMGLGVGRFVAAHNANDFFPGYLQLLYDPSAFKRTVATLSNAMDVGAPSNFERLHALLGEGARERIWGTSVSDAATLERLRATYEAYGYVACPHTAVGLEAAARYRAASGDERPVIVLATAHPAKFVDTVEGALGVALPKVPALEALQGPDAQAPVIAPQLGALRRALLSPF, from the coding sequence ATGCACTTTTACAGCACCCGCGACCCCAACCGCTGCCCCGTTCCCTTCCGGGAGGCGCTGCTCTCGGGCCTCGCCCCCGACGGCGGCCTCTACCTGCCGGAGCGCGTCCCGCGCGCCGAGGCGGCGTGGCGCGAGGCGCAGACCCTTGCGGCGCTCGCGCTGCCGGTGTTGGGGCCGTGGCTAGGGGGCGAACTCGGCGCCGCGCAGCTGCGGGCGGTCGCCGAGGACGCGCTCACCTTCCCGGTGCCCCTGCGAGCGCTCGGGGACGGCGTGTACGTGCTCGAGCTCTTCCACGGCCCCACGCTGTCGTTTAAAGACGTCGGCGCGCGCACCATGGCGCGCCTCATGAACGCCTTTTTGGCCGGTCGGGGGGAGAGGGTCACGATCTTGGTGGCCACCTCGGGGGACACCGGCAGCGCGGTCGCCGACGGGTTCGCGGGGCTAGGGAACCTCCGCGTGGTGCTCCTCTACCCCAAAGGGAAGGTGAGCGCGGTGCAGGAGCGCCAGCTCGTCCACCCCCGCCCCGGCGTGCGCGCCCTTGCCGTCGCGGGTGACTTCGACGACTGCCAGCGCCTGGTCAAGGCGGCGTTCGTCGACCCCGAGCTGCGCGCGCTGGGGCTCTCGTCGGCCAACTCGATCAACCTGGGGCGGCTGCTGCCGCAGATGCTGTACTACTTCTGGGCTGTGCTCTCCCTGGCGTCGCGTTACGGCGAGACCACCCCCCCCGTGTTCTGCGTGCCGAGCGGCAACCTCGGCAACCTCACGGCGGGGGTCTTGGCCGCCGAGATGGGCCTTGGGGTCGGGCGGTTTGTCGCCGCGCACAACGCCAACGACTTTTTCCCCGGCTACTTGCAGCTGCTCTACGACCCGAGCGCCTTTAAAAGGACCGTCGCGACGCTCTCGAACGCCATGGACGTGGGCGCGCCGAGCAACTTCGAGCGGCTCCACGCGCTCCTCGGCGAGGGGGCGCGCGAGCGCATCTGGGGCACCTCGGTCTCGGACGCGGCGACGCTAGAACGGCTGCGCGCGACCTACGAAGCCTACGGGTACGTGGCGTGCCCGCACACGGCGGTCGGGCTCGAGGCGGCCGCGCGCTACCGCGCCGCGTCGGGGGACGAACGGCCGGTGATCGTCCTGGCGACCGCGCACCCGGCGAAGTTCGTGGACACCGTCGAGGGGGCGCTCGGCGTGGCGCTCCCCAAGGTGCCGGCACTGGAGGCGCTGCAGGGGCCGGACGCGCAGGCGCCGGTCATCGCACCGCAGCTTGGGGCGCTGCGGCGCGCGCTCCTCTCACCGTTCTAG
- a CDS encoding sodium:solute symporter family protein: MTDAALQLTVLGLYLLVLVGIGAYTFGRSGRDPVSYFLASRGLGTLVLVFTLLATLMSAFTFLGVPADAYTHGLGIFLGVGVTDAFLSALFLAFGYRLWRAGKRFDFVTPSEFFSHRFQSPFLGLLYALCALGFTAPYISIQIIGGGRALEVLTGGAVAYLPAAVIMALIITLYVLVGGMRAVAWTDTLQGLIMLAGMGLAFVLIALNAPGETAALEPWLRLPGPTGRWSARGLVGYQLLIFMAVPLFPQIFQRFFAAKNADVFKKMMVVWPPLVLALFFPAALIGVWGRAVFPALEQADQVMPLMLSTFLPPVAAAVVLTAAIAALMSTADSQLLTSSALVTRDLYARLLRRDLTPDREAYVGRVTVVVLAVASFAIAVNPPGVIVEIATWSFQGSAMFFPLLVAGLYWPRCTTAGAVAGTVVSVGLTLGWLTGLLPLAWTFGWIPVVPAVVLGGAVLVAVSLLTQPNLKRSAAYAELWGGR; this comes from the coding sequence ATGACTGACGCGGCGTTGCAGCTCACGGTCCTCGGCCTCTACCTGCTGGTGTTGGTGGGCATCGGCGCCTACACCTTTGGGCGGAGCGGCCGGGACCCGGTGAGCTACTTTTTAGCCAGCCGCGGGCTCGGCACGCTCGTGTTGGTCTTTACCCTGCTCGCTACGCTGATGAGCGCCTTTACCTTTTTGGGCGTTCCGGCCGACGCCTACACGCACGGGCTCGGCATCTTTTTGGGGGTCGGCGTTACCGACGCGTTTCTCTCGGCGCTCTTTCTGGCTTTCGGCTACCGCTTGTGGCGCGCCGGGAAGCGCTTCGACTTCGTAACCCCCTCGGAGTTTTTCAGCCACCGCTTTCAGAGCCCCTTTTTGGGTCTGCTCTACGCGCTCTGCGCGCTGGGGTTTACCGCGCCCTACATCAGCATTCAGATTATCGGCGGGGGGCGCGCGCTCGAGGTTTTAACCGGCGGCGCGGTCGCCTACTTGCCCGCGGCGGTCATCATGGCGCTCATTATCACGCTCTACGTGCTCGTCGGCGGGATGCGGGCGGTCGCCTGGACGGACACCCTACAAGGCCTCATCATGCTCGCGGGGATGGGGCTCGCCTTCGTGCTGATCGCGCTAAACGCTCCTGGTGAGACCGCGGCGCTGGAGCCGTGGCTGCGCCTCCCCGGGCCGACGGGGCGTTGGAGCGCGCGGGGGCTTGTCGGCTATCAGCTGCTCATCTTTATGGCGGTGCCGCTCTTTCCCCAGATCTTTCAGCGCTTTTTCGCCGCCAAAAACGCCGACGTGTTTAAAAAGATGATGGTCGTGTGGCCCCCCTTGGTCTTAGCGCTGTTTTTCCCGGCGGCGCTTATCGGCGTGTGGGGGCGCGCAGTGTTCCCGGCGCTCGAGCAAGCCGACCAGGTGATGCCGCTGATGCTCAGCACCTTTTTGCCACCGGTGGCGGCGGCGGTGGTGTTAACGGCGGCGATCGCCGCGCTTATGTCGACGGCGGATTCGCAGCTTCTCACCTCGAGCGCGCTCGTCACCCGCGACCTCTACGCCCGTCTGTTGCGCCGCGACCTAACCCCTGATCGGGAGGCCTACGTCGGCCGCGTGACGGTCGTGGTCCTCGCCGTGGCGTCGTTTGCTATCGCGGTCAACCCCCCGGGGGTCATCGTCGAGATCGCGACCTGGAGCTTTCAGGGGAGCGCGATGTTTTTCCCGCTCCTCGTCGCGGGGCTTTACTGGCCGCGCTGCACGACGGCGGGCGCGGTGGCCGGTACGGTGGTCTCCGTGGGGCTCACCCTCGGGTGGCTCACGGGGCTGCTGCCGCTCGCCTGGACCTTCGGGTGGATCCCCGTGGTGCCCGCGGTGGTGCTCGGCGGGGCGGTGCTCGTCGCCGTCAGCCTGCTCACGCAGCCCAACCTCAAGCGTTCGGCGGCCTACGCCGAGCTCTGGGGGGGGCGCTGA
- a CDS encoding homoserine dehydrogenase: MTWGAVGQTRIGLLGAGTVGGALCELIAARRLGVQVAHVLVRDPDKPRAAGVPTAALTTDPEEVLAGSEVIVELMGGTGLAGDLMLRALAAGKRVVTANKAVLAERWDAFAPALAAGTLYFEAAVMAGTPAVAPLAGVLRGSRPLELHAILNGTCNYILGELETGADFETALAEAQRLGYAEADPSLDVDGVDAAHKLTLLARLAFDPELSWEAVRANTRGIRHLTPAVIKEAMEDGGRIRLVGSVYPEGGAWRAAVRPVYLPPSHALAGSASNRNGLLFRGDAVGEVLITGAGAGAAPTASAVLADLLDALAARPGPSPLRAAAPQPDGYEAHPLGEIK; encoded by the coding sequence ATGACATGGGGTGCCGTAGGGCAGACGCGGATTGGGCTCCTGGGTGCGGGAACGGTAGGGGGCGCGCTATGCGAGCTCATCGCGGCGCGCCGACTGGGCGTGCAGGTTGCGCACGTGCTGGTGCGCGATCCCGACAAACCGCGCGCAGCGGGCGTTCCGACCGCCGCTCTAACCACCGACCCCGAGGAGGTGCTCGCGGGGAGCGAGGTGATCGTCGAGCTCATGGGGGGTACGGGGCTCGCCGGCGACCTGATGCTGCGGGCGCTCGCGGCGGGCAAGCGGGTGGTGACGGCCAACAAGGCGGTGCTCGCCGAGCGCTGGGACGCCTTTGCGCCCGCTTTGGCGGCGGGTACGCTCTACTTCGAGGCGGCGGTGATGGCCGGGACCCCCGCGGTCGCCCCCCTCGCGGGGGTGCTGCGCGGCTCGCGGCCCCTGGAGCTGCACGCGATTTTAAACGGCACCTGCAACTACATCTTGGGGGAGCTCGAGACGGGCGCCGACTTCGAGACGGCGCTCGCCGAGGCGCAGCGGCTCGGCTACGCCGAGGCCGACCCGAGCTTGGACGTCGACGGCGTCGACGCCGCGCACAAGCTCACCCTCTTGGCGCGGCTCGCGTTCGACCCCGAACTCTCCTGGGAGGCGGTGCGGGCGAACACGCGCGGGATCCGGCACCTCACCCCGGCGGTGATCAAAGAGGCGATGGAGGATGGCGGGCGCATCCGCCTGGTGGGCTCCGTCTACCCCGAGGGGGGCGCCTGGCGCGCCGCCGTGCGCCCCGTCTACCTGCCGCCGTCGCACGCGCTGGCCGGGTCGGCGAGCAACCGCAACGGCCTGCTGTTTCGCGGGGACGCGGTCGGCGAGGTGCTCATCACGGGTGCCGGAGCGGGCGCGGCGCCGACGGCGAGCGCGGTCTTGGCCGACCTCCTCGACGCGCTCGCCGCCCGCCCCGGCCCGAGCCCCTTGCGCGCGGCCGCCCCCCAACCCGACGGCTACGAAGCGCACCCCCTGGGAGAGATCAAGTAG
- the ychF gene encoding redox-regulated ATPase YchF, with the protein MLGIGIVGLPNVGKSTLFNAITKAGALAANYPFATIDKNVGVVAVPDERLAALRDLYTKGERVPPVVPTTVEFVDIAGLVKGASQGEGLGNQFLANIREVSAIAHVVRCFDDPNVVHVAGAVDPLSDIETIETELALADLASLEKRAERLRRSAKGSQEDAETLELTRALITKLAEGVPARLSGLTVPKDFNLLTAKPVIYVCNVAEADAASGNALSEAVAQHASAQGAQAVVISAQLEGELSELDDAEAAEFLQSYGLSEPGLNRLVRSGYEVLGLLTFLTAGEKEVRAWTVPKGSRAPQAAGEIHTDFERGFIRAEVIAWDKLVEAGSLAAAKSKGWVRTEGKEYVVRDGDVMHFLFNV; encoded by the coding sequence ATGCTAGGAATCGGTATCGTCGGGTTGCCCAACGTCGGCAAGTCGACGCTCTTTAACGCCATCACCAAAGCGGGCGCCTTGGCCGCCAACTACCCGTTTGCTACCATCGACAAAAACGTCGGCGTCGTCGCCGTACCCGACGAACGCCTCGCGGCCTTGCGCGACCTCTACACCAAAGGCGAGCGCGTCCCCCCCGTGGTGCCGACGACGGTCGAGTTCGTCGACATCGCGGGCCTCGTCAAGGGGGCGAGCCAGGGGGAGGGGTTGGGCAACCAGTTTCTCGCCAACATCCGTGAGGTCTCGGCGATCGCCCACGTCGTCCGCTGCTTCGACGACCCCAACGTGGTGCACGTCGCGGGCGCCGTGGACCCCTTGAGCGACATCGAGACGATCGAGACCGAGCTGGCGCTGGCCGACCTCGCGAGCCTTGAAAAGCGCGCTGAGCGGCTGCGGCGCAGCGCCAAGGGGAGCCAAGAGGACGCCGAGACGCTCGAGCTCACGCGCGCCCTGATCACCAAGCTCGCAGAGGGCGTACCGGCGCGTCTAAGCGGCCTTACGGTCCCCAAAGACTTCAACTTGCTCACCGCCAAACCCGTCATCTACGTCTGCAACGTCGCCGAAGCCGACGCCGCGAGCGGCAACGCCCTCTCCGAGGCCGTCGCGCAACACGCTAGCGCGCAGGGGGCGCAGGCCGTTGTCATCTCCGCGCAGCTCGAGGGTGAACTCAGCGAGCTCGACGACGCCGAGGCCGCCGAGTTTTTGCAGAGCTACGGGCTGAGCGAACCCGGCCTCAACCGTCTCGTCCGGAGCGGTTACGAGGTCCTGGGGCTGCTCACCTTTTTGACCGCGGGCGAAAAAGAGGTGCGCGCCTGGACCGTCCCCAAAGGGAGCAGAGCGCCCCAAGCCGCCGGCGAGATCCACACCGACTTCGAACGCGGCTTTATCCGCGCCGAGGTCATCGCTTGGGACAAGCTCGTCGAAGCGGGGAGCCTGGCCGCGGCCAAGAGCAAGGGTTGGGTGCGCACCGAAGGCAAAGAGTACGTGGTGCGCGACGGCGACGTGATGCACTTTCTCTTTAACGTCTAA
- a CDS encoding potassium/proton antiporter: MDVFIIIGSVLVIAAIISTRFAQHFGLPALVLFVLIGMLAGSSGPGGLEFADYQLSFYAGLLALAIILFSGGLDTRYRLFRASLVPGGLLATLGIFLTMLVVGLVAWALTPLSFLEGLLLGAVLAPTDAAAVFSVLKGRGLPSRLRGVLETESGTNDPMGIYLTLALTATLVSGQVGVGGLVAGVVVQLTLGGLLGYAFARALAWLINHVRMDAFGLYPVLALAGALLAYAGTNLLGGNGFLAIYVVGLVLGNRPLSHRQNIRDFMDSAAWGAQILMFVLLGLLVFPDQLPGILPVALLMTFTLVFLARPLAVALTLLPLRRVTRHYHFSGKELALLSWAGLKGAVPIILALVPLLERAPNGQSLFNIVFVVVIISTALQGWTVVPIARALGLAKKEPPTPPLRLELGGAAPPGSAIYDVFLEPDHPAVGHSLAEFRQPEGVVVVAIYRDGALIAPRGSTVFRAGDHVYLLLGSESGSVSAFFAGRED, from the coding sequence GTGGACGTCTTTATCATCATCGGCAGCGTGCTGGTCATCGCCGCGATCATCAGCACCCGCTTCGCGCAGCACTTCGGCCTCCCCGCGTTGGTGCTCTTCGTGCTCATCGGGATGCTCGCGGGCAGCAGCGGCCCCGGCGGCCTCGAGTTCGCCGACTACCAGCTCAGCTTCTACGCGGGTCTGCTGGCGCTCGCCATCATCTTGTTTAGCGGGGGGCTCGACACGCGCTACCGGCTGTTTCGCGCCTCCTTGGTCCCCGGCGGGCTGCTCGCCACGCTAGGGATCTTTCTCACCATGCTCGTCGTGGGCCTTGTCGCGTGGGCGCTCACCCCGCTGAGCTTCCTCGAGGGGCTGCTCCTCGGCGCCGTCCTCGCGCCCACCGACGCCGCCGCCGTCTTTAGCGTGCTCAAGGGGCGCGGGCTGCCCTCGCGTTTGCGGGGGGTGCTCGAGACCGAATCGGGAACCAACGACCCCATGGGCATCTACCTCACGCTCGCCCTCACAGCGACCCTGGTGAGCGGTCAGGTCGGCGTCGGCGGGCTCGTCGCGGGGGTGGTCGTCCAGCTCACGCTGGGGGGGCTTTTGGGGTACGCCTTCGCGCGCGCCCTCGCCTGGCTGATTAACCACGTGCGGATGGACGCGTTCGGGCTCTATCCGGTGCTCGCGCTCGCCGGCGCGCTCCTCGCCTACGCCGGCACCAACCTCCTCGGGGGCAACGGCTTTCTCGCCATCTACGTCGTCGGGCTCGTGCTCGGCAACCGGCCCCTGTCGCACCGGCAGAACATCCGCGACTTCATGGACAGCGCCGCGTGGGGCGCGCAGATCCTCATGTTCGTGCTGCTGGGGCTCCTTGTGTTTCCCGATCAGCTGCCGGGCATCTTGCCGGTCGCGCTCCTCATGACCTTTACGCTCGTCTTTCTCGCCCGCCCGCTCGCCGTCGCGCTCACCCTGCTGCCGCTACGCCGCGTGACGCGGCACTACCACTTTAGCGGCAAAGAGCTCGCGCTGCTCTCGTGGGCGGGCCTCAAGGGGGCGGTGCCCATCATCTTGGCGCTGGTGCCGCTTTTAGAGCGCGCCCCCAACGGGCAGAGCCTCTTTAACATCGTCTTCGTGGTGGTGATCATCAGCACCGCCTTGCAGGGCTGGACAGTCGTCCCCATCGCACGCGCGCTGGGGCTCGCCAAAAAGGAGCCGCCGACGCCCCCCTTGCGGCTCGAGTTGGGCGGCGCCGCCCCCCCCGGCAGCGCCATCTACGACGTGTTTTTGGAACCCGATCACCCCGCCGTGGGGCACAGCTTGGCCGAGTTCCGGCAACCCGAGGGGGTGGTGGTGGTGGCGATCTACCGCGACGGCGCGCTGATCGCACCGCGCGGTTCGACCGTCTTTAGGGCGGGCGACCACGTCTACCTGCTCTTGGGCAGCGAGTCGGGGAGCGTGTCGGCGTTTTTTGCCGGGCGCGAGGACTAG
- a CDS encoding helix-turn-helix domain-containing protein, whose protein sequence is MSGRRPSQTVSNAPDAKGNFTDVVTYEAGEVTLFPGAPDSLYRVQDGLIRIHTVDDEGNGLTLRYVKPGGYYGEESLVGLPRRYFAEAVTPSSVEVTSPATLSPEENLDLTNHLVEAIERLYRSLYRLSGKRLKARIAAELLDLQDSALATSGPKGERIVHITHDDLAAAVGSVRETVTKVVGELARQGAIQAGYGKIALIDLELLRSIAGE, encoded by the coding sequence GTGAGCGGCAGACGCCCTTCTCAGACCGTGTCCAACGCCCCCGACGCAAAGGGCAACTTCACCGACGTGGTGACTTACGAAGCGGGTGAAGTCACCCTCTTCCCCGGCGCCCCCGACAGCCTCTACCGCGTTCAAGACGGCCTCATTCGCATCCACACGGTCGACGATGAGGGCAACGGTCTAACGCTGCGCTACGTCAAACCGGGTGGCTACTACGGTGAGGAGTCGCTCGTCGGCTTGCCGCGCCGCTACTTCGCGGAGGCGGTCACACCGAGCAGCGTCGAGGTCACGAGCCCCGCCACCTTGAGCCCCGAGGAGAACCTCGACCTCACCAATCACCTCGTCGAGGCGATTGAACGCCTTTACCGGTCGCTCTACAGGCTCTCGGGAAAACGGCTCAAAGCGCGCATCGCCGCCGAGCTCCTGGACCTACAAGACAGCGCTCTGGCCACCAGCGGCCCCAAGGGCGAGCGCATCGTGCACATCACCCACGACGACCTCGCCGCCGCCGTCGGGTCGGTCCGTGAAACCGTGACCAAGGTCGTCGGCGAGCTCGCCCGCCAAGGTGCGATCCAGGCGGGTTACGGCAAGATCGCGCTCATCGACCTCGAGCTCCTGCGCAGCATCGCGGGCGAGTAG